A section of the Mycolicibacterium anyangense genome encodes:
- a CDS encoding DoxX family protein, producing the protein MTAYDVGLLILRLVLGLTMAAHGYNKFFGGGRIKGTAGWFDSMGMKPGIFHARVAATTEVAAGLGLAVGLLTPVTAAGFVALMLVAAWTVHRHNGFFIVKEGWEYNLVLAAAAVAVAATGAGRLSLDYALFGNTGFYDLLHGWTGLAIAVVLGLAGGIGQLAIFYRPPATS; encoded by the coding sequence GTGACTGCCTACGATGTCGGACTGCTGATCTTGCGACTGGTGCTGGGCCTGACCATGGCCGCGCACGGCTACAACAAGTTCTTCGGCGGCGGCCGCATCAAGGGCACGGCGGGCTGGTTCGACAGCATGGGGATGAAGCCGGGCATCTTCCACGCCCGGGTCGCCGCGACGACCGAGGTGGCAGCCGGCCTCGGTCTGGCCGTCGGGCTGCTGACCCCGGTGACGGCGGCGGGTTTCGTCGCGTTGATGCTTGTCGCCGCGTGGACGGTGCACCGGCACAACGGCTTCTTCATCGTCAAGGAGGGCTGGGAGTACAACCTGGTGCTCGCCGCGGCGGCTGTCGCGGTGGCCGCGACCGGCGCGGGCCGGCTCAGCCTGGACTACGCCCTCTTCGGGAACACCGGCTTCTACGACCTGTTGCACGGCTGGACGGGCCTGGCCATCGCCGTGGTGCTGGGCTTGGCCGGCGGTATCGGCCAGCTGGCCATCTTCTATCGCCCGCCCGCCACAAGCTAG